A genomic region of Streptomyces rimosus contains the following coding sequences:
- a CDS encoding protein phosphatase 2C domain-containing protein: MGVTGPFRCASCDEPLEPGDNYCGFCGADVVAPAGPDGTGDRPTVPLGDAAGHAAPGAAGPAGSVTLPAGFLMPGAVEAGGSGQAAGPGEVSGPVQAPEPVQAPGPVPPPVPVAAPTPSPAPPYAHSAAYGAQTPAYGSQTPAYGARTAAYGTQPPSAHGAQAGHDGNAPYAPGATAHPNGAAPGPHAPVPPPPPGYAPGGPQADAQSRPPHAEASVPPSSGPAPGPHGDAPDPRVVGYGAGAESSHGPSGDRTPGASGEPVQPPQSPGAPLPTGPASSPEHQTPAQGTRICSVCHAGTVAQDGYCENCGHAQPRERDHMERELPGVAAVSDRGHRHHRNEDFFAISEGTLPDGSPAVLAVVCDGVSSASRPDDASAAASGTAARSLLAALPAGTHPQRAMHDAIIAAAKAVNALAAAPHQPQQHDPYRQQNAPACTFVGAVVGGGLLVIGWVGDSRAYWIPDDRSAAPVRLTEDDSWAAQMVANNLMSEAEAYADDRAHAITGWLGADAYELEPHTASFKPDGPGVVVVCTDGLWNYAEAAEQLAAVLPADAHDRPLHSARTLVAHALAGGGHDNVTVAVVPFPAPR; the protein is encoded by the coding sequence ATGGGTGTGACAGGGCCGTTCCGGTGTGCGAGCTGCGACGAGCCGCTCGAACCGGGGGACAACTACTGCGGGTTCTGCGGCGCCGACGTCGTGGCCCCCGCCGGACCGGACGGTACCGGTGACCGCCCTACGGTCCCGCTGGGTGACGCCGCGGGACATGCCGCGCCCGGAGCGGCGGGACCGGCGGGGTCGGTGACGCTGCCGGCGGGGTTCTTGATGCCGGGGGCGGTGGAGGCGGGAGGTTCGGGACAGGCGGCCGGTCCGGGCGAGGTTTCGGGGCCGGTCCAGGCTCCGGAGCCGGTCCAGGCCCCCGGCCCGGTTCCGCCGCCCGTGCCGGTGGCCGCTCCCACGCCGAGCCCGGCTCCGCCGTACGCGCACTCCGCCGCGTACGGTGCGCAGACGCCCGCGTACGGTTCGCAGACGCCCGCGTACGGCGCCCGGACCGCCGCGTACGGTACGCAACCCCCTTCCGCACACGGCGCCCAGGCCGGGCATGACGGCAACGCCCCATACGCGCCCGGCGCGACCGCCCACCCGAACGGCGCGGCGCCCGGCCCGCACGCCCCCGTACCACCACCTCCGCCCGGCTACGCGCCCGGTGGACCGCAGGCGGACGCGCAGTCGCGGCCACCGCACGCGGAGGCGAGCGTTCCGCCGTCGTCCGGCCCCGCGCCGGGCCCGCACGGTGACGCGCCGGATCCCCGGGTCGTCGGTTACGGCGCCGGTGCCGAGTCTTCGCACGGCCCTTCGGGCGACCGTACGCCCGGCGCGTCGGGGGAACCGGTGCAGCCTCCCCAGTCACCGGGGGCACCGCTGCCGACCGGTCCGGCCTCCTCCCCCGAGCACCAGACCCCCGCCCAGGGCACCCGTATCTGCTCGGTGTGCCACGCGGGGACGGTCGCCCAGGACGGCTACTGCGAGAACTGCGGGCACGCGCAGCCCCGCGAGCGCGACCACATGGAACGGGAACTGCCGGGCGTGGCGGCGGTCAGCGACCGGGGCCACCGCCACCACCGCAACGAGGACTTCTTCGCGATCTCCGAGGGGACGCTGCCGGACGGTTCGCCCGCGGTGCTCGCGGTCGTCTGTGACGGTGTCTCCTCCGCGTCCCGGCCCGACGACGCGTCCGCCGCCGCTTCCGGGACGGCGGCCCGGTCGCTGCTGGCCGCCCTGCCTGCCGGTACGCATCCGCAGCGGGCCATGCACGACGCGATCATCGCCGCCGCCAAGGCCGTCAACGCCCTGGCCGCCGCGCCCCACCAGCCCCAGCAGCACGACCCGTACCGTCAGCAGAACGCGCCCGCCTGCACGTTCGTCGGCGCGGTGGTCGGCGGCGGGCTGCTCGTCATCGGCTGGGTCGGCGACAGCCGCGCGTACTGGATCCCCGACGACCGCAGCGCCGCCCCCGTCCGCCTCACCGAGGACGACTCGTGGGCAGCGCAGATGGTCGCCAACAACCTGATGTCGGAGGCCGAGGCGTACGCCGACGACCGCGCGCACGCGATCACGGGCTGGCTGGGCGCGGACGCCTACGAACTGGAGCCGCACACCGCTTCCTTCAAGCCCGACGGACCGGGTGTAGTGGTGGTGTGCACGGACGGGCTGTGGAACTACGCCGAGGCCGCGGAGCAGCTCGCCGCGGTGCTGCCGGCCGACGCCCACGACCGGCCGCTGCACAGTGCGCGGACCCTGGTCGCCCACGCGCTCGCGGGTGGGGGCCACGACAACGTAACGGTGGCGGTAGTGCCGTTCCCGGCGCCACGGTGA
- a CDS encoding serine/threonine-protein kinase gives MTEEHTGGAPCQRRDCPGTYEDVGAGELYCDTCGLAPVVSPDGMVGSPPTGVTAGRRGRDWGSGGGGSQGSEGSGGSAGSGGTGPDGSGSTGSASGEGRTSASARSATSRRSVSGRLSRSLSGTSTRSMPVSVRSAGRGSGSGPARGRLGAGLVSVPEVPRPDPRTAVLENPEVPERKRFCSRSDCGAPVGRARGDRPGRTEGFCTKCGHPYSFVPKLRPGDVVHGSYEVVGCLAHGGLGWIYLAIDRAVSDRWVVLKGLLDTGDEEALAAAASERRFLAEIEHSNIVRIYNFVEHLDRTTGSLDGYIVMEYVGGKSLKDIANERRTPHGRRDPLPVEQACAYGIEALEALGHLHSRNLLYCDFKVDNAIQQHDQLKLIDMGAVRRMDDHESAIYGTIGYQAPEVAESGPSVASDLYTVARTLAVLTFDFQGYTNVFVDSLPDPDHIEVFRTYESFYRLLVRATDPDPARRFSSAEEMAEQLTGVLREVVALQTGEQRPSLSTLFGPELRVVDTDVVARAEGDTSLLGARTVAAGRRRAGANGRTAWPFRPGRRSGNAVVGPATGIGAPGEIGGGGPSGVPATVGGTGSGSGSGIVAGPVAAPAGRGTQPAVPAQVAYEITSATGPRAEAGGARGAPVLRPLDIGLAVLALPVPRVDPADPNAGFLAGLLAAAPAELIGALRAAPADTIETRLRKLRAHLEMGDGAAALRELHAIEAEPDRDWAADWRVVWYRGLVALTNDDRETAALSFDAMYDAFPGESAPKLALGICAEVLGQLDNAAEYYRLVWAADHSYVSAAFGLARVRLAEGDRAGAVAALESVPESSIHYTAARIAAIRARLRQRSAKDALLEDLRAAAGEVERLAESGLDAERRERLTTEVLGCALDWVLSGSRGAEQRGRTLPSGAQDPGSGGTAARPGLLGSALDERGLRFGLERSFRLLARLAQRGEERIELVERANRFRPRTWV, from the coding sequence ATGACCGAGGAGCACACCGGCGGCGCCCCGTGCCAGCGGCGCGACTGCCCCGGCACATACGAGGACGTGGGCGCCGGCGAACTGTACTGCGACACGTGCGGACTGGCCCCGGTCGTGTCGCCGGACGGGATGGTGGGGTCGCCGCCTACGGGGGTTACGGCGGGGCGGAGGGGCCGGGACTGGGGTTCGGGGGGTGGCGGTTCTCAGGGGTCTGAGGGCTCCGGGGGTTCCGCGGGCTCCGGGGGCACAGGCCCCGACGGCTCCGGATCCACCGGCTCCGCCTCCGGCGAAGGCCGGACCTCCGCTTCCGCGCGTTCCGCGACCTCGCGCCGCTCCGTCTCCGGCCGGCTCTCCCGCTCCCTGTCGGGCACCTCGACGCGCTCGATGCCGGTGTCCGTGCGCAGCGCCGGCCGCGGCAGCGGCTCCGGACCGGCGCGCGGGCGGCTGGGCGCCGGGCTGGTGTCGGTGCCGGAGGTGCCGCGGCCCGATCCGCGTACGGCCGTCCTGGAGAACCCGGAGGTCCCCGAGCGCAAGCGGTTCTGCAGCCGTAGCGACTGCGGCGCCCCGGTGGGGCGGGCGCGCGGCGACCGGCCCGGCCGTACGGAAGGTTTCTGCACCAAGTGCGGCCACCCGTACAGCTTCGTGCCCAAGCTGCGCCCCGGCGACGTGGTGCACGGCAGCTACGAGGTCGTCGGCTGTCTGGCGCACGGCGGCCTGGGCTGGATCTACCTGGCCATCGACCGCGCGGTCTCCGACCGCTGGGTGGTCCTCAAGGGCCTGCTGGACACCGGCGACGAGGAGGCGCTGGCGGCGGCCGCGTCCGAGCGCCGCTTCCTCGCCGAGATCGAGCACTCCAACATCGTCCGCATCTACAACTTCGTCGAGCACCTGGACCGTACGACCGGCAGCCTGGACGGCTACATCGTCATGGAGTACGTCGGCGGCAAGTCCCTCAAGGACATCGCCAACGAACGGCGCACACCGCACGGGCGCCGCGACCCGCTGCCGGTCGAGCAGGCGTGCGCGTACGGCATCGAGGCCCTGGAGGCGCTCGGCCACCTGCACAGCCGCAACCTCCTGTACTGCGACTTCAAGGTCGACAACGCCATCCAGCAGCACGACCAGCTCAAGCTGATCGACATGGGCGCGGTCCGCCGGATGGACGACCACGAGAGCGCGATCTACGGCACGATCGGCTACCAGGCGCCCGAGGTCGCCGAGTCGGGCCCGTCCGTCGCCTCCGACCTCTACACGGTCGCGCGCACCCTCGCCGTGCTCACCTTCGACTTCCAGGGCTACACGAACGTCTTCGTGGACTCGCTGCCCGACCCGGACCACATCGAGGTCTTCCGTACGTACGAGTCCTTCTACCGCCTCCTGGTACGGGCCACCGACCCCGATCCGGCGCGGCGCTTCTCCTCGGCGGAGGAGATGGCGGAGCAGCTGACGGGGGTGCTGCGGGAGGTCGTGGCGCTCCAGACGGGCGAGCAGCGGCCCTCGCTGTCCACGCTGTTCGGGCCGGAGCTGCGCGTCGTGGACACGGATGTGGTGGCGCGGGCGGAGGGGGACACCTCCCTGCTGGGTGCCCGTACGGTGGCGGCCGGACGGCGCCGGGCGGGCGCCAACGGGCGTACGGCGTGGCCGTTTCGACCGGGCCGTCGCTCCGGGAACGCGGTCGTCGGTCCGGCCACCGGCATCGGTGCCCCGGGCGAGATCGGCGGCGGGGGGCCTTCCGGCGTCCCGGCCACCGTCGGCGGTACGGGATCCGGCAGCGGTTCGGGCATCGTGGCCGGCCCGGTCGCGGCCCCGGCCGGGCGGGGCACCCAGCCCGCCGTTCCCGCCCAGGTCGCGTACGAGATCACCTCGGCGACCGGCCCGCGGGCGGAGGCCGGCGGGGCGCGCGGTGCGCCCGTGCTGCGCCCGCTCGACATCGGGCTGGCCGTCCTCGCCCTGCCCGTACCGCGCGTCGATCCCGCCGACCCGAACGCGGGCTTCCTGGCCGGGCTGCTGGCCGCCGCCCCCGCCGAGCTGATCGGCGCGCTGCGCGCGGCCCCCGCCGACACCATAGAGACGCGGCTGCGAAAACTGCGCGCCCACTTGGAGATGGGCGACGGCGCAGCGGCCCTGCGCGAACTGCACGCCATCGAGGCGGAGCCCGACCGGGACTGGGCGGCGGACTGGCGGGTCGTCTGGTACCGCGGCCTGGTGGCGCTGACGAACGACGACCGCGAGACGGCGGCGCTGTCGTTCGACGCGATGTACGACGCGTTCCCCGGGGAGTCCGCGCCGAAGCTGGCGCTCGGCATCTGCGCCGAGGTGCTGGGCCAGCTCGACAACGCGGCGGAGTACTACCGGCTGGTGTGGGCGGCCGACCACAGTTATGTGAGCGCGGCGTTCGGGCTGGCGCGGGTGCGGCTCGCGGAGGGTGACCGGGCCGGCGCGGTGGCCGCGCTCGAATCCGTACCGGAATCCTCCATTCACTACACTGCCGCGCGCATCGCGGCGATCCGGGCCCGGCTGCGGCAGCGCTCCGCCAAGGACGCACTCCTGGAGGACCTGCGGGCGGCGGCCGGGGAGGTCGAGCGGCTGGCGGAGTCCGGGCTGGACGCGGAGCGCCGCGAGCGGCTGACGACCGAGGTGCTGGGCTGCGCGCTCGACTGGGTACTCTCCGGTAGCCGCGGTGCCGAGCAGCGGGGGCGTACATTGCCGTCCGGGGCTCAGGACCCCGGTTCCGGCGGCACCGCCGCCCGGCCCGGTCTGCTCGGCAGCGCACTGGACGAACGCGGCCTGCGCTTCGGCCTGGAGCGGTCGTTCAGACTGCTCGCGCGGCTGGCGCAGCGCGGCGAGGAAAGGATCGAGCTGGTGGAACGGGCCAACCGCTTCCGCCCCAGGACGTGGGTGTGA
- a CDS encoding vWA domain-containing protein, with translation MANFAKSSVPRFSAEVYQNEYLPEGGREVNAIVTVTATGGGTSGGLPLFAAGTDAGGLGAARGPESAGAARHAGVVIMVDCSGSMDYPPTKMRNAREATAAAIGTVRDGVAFAVVAGTHQAAEVYPGGGRLATADPTTRAQAREALRKLSAGGGTAIGTWLRLADRLLTDADVGIRHGILLTDGRNEHESPEDLRATLEACAGRFTCDARGVGTDWEVKEVTGIAAALLGTADIVADPSGLAADFTRMMEAAMGKEVADVTLRLWTPQGAEVAFVKQVAPSVADLTGRRTESGPRTGDYPTGSWGDESRDYHLCVRVPAAGVGQEMLAARVSLVLPEPGGSAPRTLAQGLVRAVWTDDMAASTTINPQVAHYTGQAELAQVIQQGLDARKSGDADGATAKLGRAVQLASASGNEDTAKLLAKVVDVVDAATGTVRLKAKVTEADEMTLETRSTKTVRVKK, from the coding sequence ATGGCCAATTTCGCCAAGTCCAGCGTGCCGCGGTTCTCCGCAGAGGTGTACCAGAACGAGTATCTGCCCGAGGGCGGGCGCGAGGTGAACGCCATCGTCACCGTCACCGCCACCGGCGGCGGCACCAGCGGCGGCCTGCCGCTCTTCGCCGCCGGCACGGACGCGGGCGGCCTCGGCGCCGCGCGCGGCCCGGAAAGCGCCGGAGCCGCCCGGCACGCGGGCGTCGTGATCATGGTGGACTGCTCCGGTTCGATGGACTACCCGCCCACCAAGATGCGCAACGCGCGCGAGGCGACCGCCGCCGCGATCGGGACCGTACGGGACGGTGTCGCCTTCGCGGTGGTGGCCGGCACCCACCAGGCCGCCGAGGTGTACCCGGGCGGCGGTCGGCTCGCCACCGCGGACCCGACCACCCGCGCCCAGGCCAGGGAGGCGCTGCGCAAGCTGAGCGCCGGGGGCGGCACCGCCATCGGCACCTGGTTACGGCTGGCCGACCGGCTGCTGACCGACGCGGACGTCGGCATCCGGCACGGCATCCTGCTCACCGACGGCCGCAACGAGCACGAGTCGCCCGAGGACCTGCGCGCCACCCTCGAGGCCTGCGCCGGGCGCTTCACGTGCGACGCCCGCGGCGTCGGTACGGACTGGGAGGTCAAGGAGGTCACCGGCATCGCCGCCGCGCTGCTCGGCACGGCCGACATCGTCGCCGATCCGTCCGGGCTGGCCGCCGACTTCACGCGGATGATGGAGGCCGCGATGGGCAAGGAGGTGGCCGACGTCACCCTGCGGCTGTGGACACCGCAGGGAGCGGAGGTCGCCTTCGTCAAACAAGTGGCACCGTCCGTGGCCGACTTGACCGGCCGCCGTACCGAATCCGGCCCGCGGACCGGCGACTATCCGACAGGTTCCTGGGGCGACGAGTCCCGCGACTACCACCTCTGCGTACGGGTTCCGGCCGCCGGGGTGGGCCAGGAGATGCTGGCCGCGCGGGTCTCCCTCGTCCTCCCCGAGCCCGGCGGGTCCGCACCGCGGACACTGGCGCAGGGTCTCGTACGGGCCGTCTGGACGGACGATATGGCCGCTTCGACCACGATTAACCCCCAGGTCGCCCATTACACGGGACAAGCCGAACTGGCACAGGTCATCCAGCAGGGGCTGGATGCCCGCAAGTCGGGTGATGCGGACGGCGCAACGGCCAAGTTGGGACGAGCCGTACAACTGGCGAGCGCGTCCGGGAACGAGGACACTGCGAAACTGCTTGCGAAGGTGGTGGACGTCGTCGATGCGGCGACCGGTACTGTGCGACTGAAGGCGAAGGTCACGGAGGCGGACGAGATGACGCTCGAAACGCGCTCGACCAAGACAGTTCGCGTCAAGAAATAA